GGCACGGTTGGCATTGCCGTACGTATGTCGCAGCGTCTCGGCGCATTGTTGGCCAGTAGTATCCCTGCCGGAGGGCCTTGAAGGCCAGGGTCCGACCCCCTATATGATCCCCACAAATTCCCtcgtggagctcggcgaggacgGTGTGGGCCTCGGGGGGCGCGAGGCAGAGCAAGAGTGGTTGTGAGAACCCTCTGCGGTACAGCTTCCCGCCGATCAAGCTATACCAGGCCTGCGTTCGTCTCAGTCGACTTGCCGCCGCCGGGTCGTCGGGCTCCACCCCATTTATCTTGAAGCGGAGTATCTCCTCCATCCAGTTCGGCGGGGTTCGGGTCTCGATGACGCCGCAGGACGGTATGGTTGGCGCTGTCATGGACTCGGTCGCGGGGGCCTTTTCTGAGCCCCGTGCGGAGGCTGCTTTTGCCAAAGCGTCGGCGGACGCGTTTCGGACTCGGGGCACTTGTGTGATTGAGAATCGGCTGAAGAGGCGGGCGAGCCGCTGTGTTTCCGCCAGGTATGATGCCATCGTGGGGTCCCGGGCCTCGTAGTTCCCGTTTACGTGTCCTGTCACCAGCTGAGAGTCGTTGAATACCTCGAGGTTGTCTACCTGCATCTCCAAGGTGAGGCGTAGGCCATGTAGTAGCGCCTCGTATTCggcttcgttgttggtggcttggaATTGCAGCTGGATGGACCTTTCGTAGGTTTCCCCAGTAGGGCTTTTAAGGATGAGGCCGACTCCGGCCGCGCCGGTGATGGCGGAGCCGTCGACATGCAGGGTCCAAGCACGGTCAGTATCTTTCCGTCCCTCTGCACAATCCTCGGGCGTTAGTTCAGAGATGAAGTCGGCCAGTACCTGGGCTTTTATGGCGCTCCGCGGAGAGTATCGAATGTCGAACTCGCTGAGCTCGACCGACCATCGTAACATTCGACCCGACACGTCGAACTTGGACAGGATTTTCTGCACCGGCTGGTTGGTGACGACTTTGATTGTGTGGGACTGGAAATAGGGGCGTAGCTTTCGCGCTGTCCTCACCAACGCCAGAGCTAGCCTTTCGATGGGGGGGTACCGCGCCTCGGTGCCGGCGAGGATGTGGCTGACGTAATATACGGGCTGCTGCTGCGGTGGTGTTTCTCGGACCAGCACCGAGCTAACTACTCGTGCTGACGCCGCCAAGTAAAGGCTCAAGGTTTCTCCTGGCTCTGGGGAAGCGAGTCGGGGCAAGCGAGCAAGGTATACCTTCAGGTTTTCAAAGGCTTCCTCGCACTCGGGTGTCCAGGCGAAGTTATTGACTTGTTGTAGGGCCTGGAAGAAGGGCAAGCACCTGTCGCCCGACCTGGATATGAACCTACTGAGTGCCGCTAGTTTCCCTGTGAGACACTGTACTTCTTTGACGGATCGGGGTGAGCGCATCCGGGTTATGGCCCGTACTTTTTCTGGGTTGGCGTCTATTCCCCTCTGGTGGATGATGAAGCCAAGGAATCTTCCCGAGCTAATCCCGAAGACGCACTTCGCGGGGTTCAAACGCATATTGAATCGTTTGAGGGTCTGAAAAGTTTCTGCCAAGTCGGTCAGGTGCGCCTCCGCGGTTTTgctttttacgatcatgtcgtccacatataTTTCCATGTTCCTGCCGATCTGGCGTCTGAACAGCTTGTCGACCATCCTCTGGTAGGTTGCCCCAGCGTTTTTTAAGCCGAACGGCATCACCCTGTAGCAATATATTCCTCTGTCGGTGATGAAAGCTGTATTCTCCTGGTCCGCTGGTGCCATGCAGATTTGGTTATAACCCGAGTATGCATCCAAGAAGGTAAGGAGCTCGTAGCCGGAGGTGGAGTCGACTAGCTGATCTACCCTGGGGAGCGGGTAGTAGTCTTTGGGGCACGCCCGGTTGAgattggtgtagtcaacgcacatccgccagcttccattaggttttttaacgaggactacatttgaCAGCCACTGGGGGTACTTTAGTTCGGAAATGAATCCGGCCTCTGTTAACCGGTCGACCTCTTCACTGATCGCCTTCTGCCGGTCGGGGGCGAACCTGCGTGGTCTTTGCTTTACTGGCCTGGCCTCGGGATTGATATTAAGTTGGTGTTCGGCTATCGTCCGATCGATCCCCGGCATTTCCTTGGGCGACCATGCGAATACATCGGCGTTCGCTTTTAGGAACTCGACGAGCTGGAGCTGGTCTCCTTCGGGCTGAGCTGTGCCGATTTTTACGGTCTGACCGGGTCGGTCTTCCTTAATCGGCACCTCGGTAAGCCGCTCGGGCGGTTCAAAGTGTGTTGGCATGGGGGCCTCTTCTCGGGGGTCTGGGATGTGGGGGCACGCCCTCTTCGGGAGTGAGACCGCGGTGAGGTAGCACCTTCTTGACTCGCCTGGGTCGCTTCGCGATTCTCCGACCCCTGCCGAGGTGGGAAACTTGATGGCTCGGTGATAGGTTGAGACTACTGCTTTTAGCTTGTTGAGCGTCGGCCGCCCGAGGATGACGTTGTAAGCCGAGGGCAGGTCGACCACCATGAACGTAGTCATTATTGTCTTGGTCCTTGGCTCCTCCCCGATGGAGACAGGGAGTGTGGTGGTGCCGAGCGGGGAGATTGAGTCtccggtgaaccccgtgagtgCCGAGCTCATGGGGATGAGGTCTTCAGTGGGCAGGCCGAGCCTTTTGAAGGCGTCGAGGTACAGGATGTCGGCGGAGCTCCCAGTGTCGACCATCACCCGCTTCACCCGGGCGTTGGCGATCTGGATAGAAATTACCAGAGCGTCGTCATGGTGGGATCTTTCCCCCTCCTCAGCCCCGAAAGAGATTTCGGGTTCTAGTTCGGGTCGGGGGCGCTTCTCGACCGAGCTCCGGGCATAGGATTTCCTCGCGCTTGAGCTGTTGCCGCCTGCCGCCGGTCCACCGATGATGACATCGACCTGCCTTTCCACGGGCATTCGGGGACGCGGGGTTGCTTCGcggggttccttgagatagcgGCCGAGGTACCCTCTTCTGATTAGCTCCTCGATCTGGTTCTGGAGGTCGTGACAGTCTTCCGTGTCATGGCCGTGGTCTCGGTGGAACCTGCAGTATTTCGACCGATTTTTGTAAGTAGCTCTCATGGGATTAGGGGGCCGCAAAAGACCCTTCTCCCTGatctggaggaagatctcggtgcGAGGTGCGTTGAGCGGGAGGGGCGGAGGCCTCGGGAGCCGCTGCTCGTGGTGGTCGGGCCTCCGATGGGTTCGCGAGTCGGCCGACGAGGTGGCGGCTCGGGGTTGCTCGGTTCGCGATTTCTTCCCGACCGGACGTCTTCCTGCTGCTAATGCTTCGCCGGCGACGTATTGGTTTG
This Musa acuminata AAA Group cultivar baxijiao chromosome BXJ1-2, Cavendish_Baxijiao_AAA, whole genome shotgun sequence DNA region includes the following protein-coding sequences:
- the LOC135612117 gene encoding uncharacterized protein LOC135612117 is translated as MPNDPHANPLGPVTHGEGEMLTSTPDRYWCLFNDLGMPPPLTTVDPPAALPEAFLALAKQVQGMMEIMQTVVPLIPEIRRLTDASADPAHLRPSAGQDATGETRDGAIHHEGSPTRVSPAPSRAARRRPEPDTVSSDSADSFLKEIQEKPIPLNFRVPALETYDGGSDPAEHVTAFRTQMALYGTSDALMCRTFPTTFRGPARAWFSRLRQSSISSFDQFAKEFEQNFLTSTRPRPSIAALLALSQHEEETLAQFVTRFAAEVRGYSDTHPSLIMQAFLTGLKPSRFFWSLIEKPPATVPEMLYRANQYVAGEALAAGRRPVGKKSRTEQPRAATSSADSRTHRRPDHHEQRLPRPPPLPLNAPRTEIFLQIREKGLLRPPNPMRATYKNRSKYCRFHRDHGHDTEDCHDLQNQIEELIRRGYLGRYLKEPREATPRPRMPVERQVDVIIGGPAAGGNSSSARKSYARSSVEKRPRPELEPEISFGAEEGERSHHDDALVISIQIANARVKRVMVDTGSSADILYLDAFKRLGLPTEDLIPMSSALTGFTGDSISPLGTTTLPVSIGEEPRTKTIMTTFMVVDLPSAYNVILGRPTLNKLKAVVSTYHRAIKFPTSAGVGESRSDPGESRRCYLTAVSLPKRACPHIPDPREEAPMPTHFEPPERLTEVPIKEDRPGQTVKIGTAQPEGDQLQLVEFLKANADVFAWSPKEMPGIDRTIAEHQLNINPEARPVKQRPRRFAPDRQKAISEEVDRLTEAGFISELKYPQWLSNVVLVKKPNGSWRMCVDYTNLNRACPKDYYPLPRVDQLVDSTSGYELLTFLDAYSGYNQICMAPADQENTAFITDRGIYCYRVMPFGLKNAGATYQRMVDKLFRRQIGRNMEIYVDDMIVKSKTAEAHLTDLAETFQTLKRFNMRLNPAKCVFGISSGRFLGFIIHQRGIDANPEKVRAITRMRSPRSVKEVQCLTGKLAALSRFISRSGDRCLPFFQALQQVNNFAWTPECEEAFENLKVYLARLPRLASPEPGETLSLYLAASARVVSSVLVRETPPQQQPVYYVSHILAGTEARYPPIERLALALVRTARKLRPYFQSHTIKVVTNQPVQKILSKFDVSGRMLRWSVELSEFDIRYSPRSAIKAQVLADFISELTPEDCAEGRKDTDRAWTLHVDGSAITGAAGVGLILKSPTGETYERSIQLQFQATNNEAEYEALLHGLRLTLEMQVDNLEVFNDSQLVTGHVNGNYEARDPTMASYLAETQRLARLFSRFSITQVPRVRNASADALAKAASARGSEKAPATESMTAPTIPSCGVIETRTPPNWMEEILRFKINGVEPDDPAAASRLRRTQAWYSLIGGKLYRRGFSQPLLLCLAPPEAHTVLAELHEGICGDHIGGRTLAFKALRQGYYWPTMRRDAATYVRQCQPCQRHARLQHQPAVPLNSMEVAWPFAQWGLDLLGPFPPASGQRRFLIVGVDYFTKWVEAEPLASITEKQVEGFMWKNIITRFGIPRAIITDNGAKFNNAKFKAYCSSYGIRLKFSSVAHPQTNGQAEVMNRAVLEGLRRRVTGALGAWVDELPSVLWAMRTTPKTASGESPFSLAFGTEAVLPPEVVFPTFRTSDYKQEDSEEGLRARLDLLEEGRTEAHLRALAYKKAVARMYNRRVRPRPIEIRDLVLRKVEVTNPTRAGGKLAPNWEGPYRVYDMVREGTYRLETMEGSRLPRTWNAMHLKKFYP